One Eptesicus fuscus isolate TK198812 chromosome 11, DD_ASM_mEF_20220401, whole genome shotgun sequence genomic region harbors:
- the DARS1 gene encoding aspartate--tRNA ligase, cytoplasmic isoform X2: MQASRWLNLLPSNINKESIVDVEGVVRKVNQKIGSCTQQDVELHVQKIYVISVAEPRLPLQLDDAIRPEVEGEEEGRATVNQDTRLDNRVIDLRTSTSQAVFRLQSGICHLFRETLINKGFVEIQTPKIISAASEGGANVFTVSYFKNNAYLAQSPQLYKQMCICADFEKVFCIGPVFRAEDSNTHRHLTEFVGLDIEMAFSYHYHEVVEEIADTLVQIFKGLQERFQTEIQTVNKQFPCEPFKFLEPTLRLEYCEALAMLREAGIEMGDEEDLSTPNEKLLGRLVKEKYDTDFYILDKYPLAVRPFYTMPDPRNSKQSNSYDMFMRGEEILSGAQRIHDPQLLTERALHHGIDLEKIKAYIDSFRFGAPPHAGGGIGLERVTMLFLGLHNIRQTSMFPRDPKRLTP; this comes from the exons CATCAACAAAGAGAGCATCGTAGATGTAGAAGGTGTTGTGAGAAAAGTGAATCAGAAAATTGGAAGCTGTACGCAGCAAGATGTAGAGCTACATGTTCAAAAG ATTTATGTGATCAGTGTTGCTGAACCCCGTTTGCCCCTGCAGCTGGATGATGCCATTCGGCCTGAGGTGGAAGGAGAAGAg gaaggaaGAGCTACTGTTAACCAGGATACAAGATTAGATAACAGAGTCATTGATCTTAGG ACATCAACTAGCCAGGCAGTCTTTCGTCTCCAGTCTGGCATCTGCCATCTTTTCCGAGAAACTTTAATTAACAAAGGTTTTGTGGAGATTCAGACTCCTAAAATTATCTCAG ctgCCAGTGAAGGAGGAGCCAATGTATTTACtgtgtcatattttaaaaataacgcATATCTGGCTCAGTCCCCACAGCTGTACAAACAGATGTGTATTTGTGCTGATTTTGAGAAGGTTTTCTGTATTGGACCAG TATTCAGAGCTGAAGACTCTAATACTCACAGACATCTAACTGAATTTGTCGGTTTGGACATTGAAATGGCTTTTAGTTACCATTACCATGAAGTTGTGGAAGAAATTGCTGACACTTTAGTACAAATATTCAAAGGACTTCaagaaag gtttcaaACTGAAATTCAGACGGTGAATAAACAATTCCCATGTGAACCATTCAAATTTTTGGAGCCTACTTTAAGACTAGAGTATTGTGAAGCATTGGCTATGCTTAGGGAAGCTGGAATTGAAATGGGAGACGAAGAAGATCTGAG TACACCGAATGAAAAACTGTTGGGTCGTTTGGTAAAGGAAAAG taTGATACCGATTTTTATATTCTTGATAAATATCCATTGGCTGTAAGACCTTTCTATACCATGCCTGACCCAAGAAATTCT AAACAGTCCAACTCTTATGACATGTTCATGAGAGGAGAAGAAATACTGTCAGGAGCTCAAAGAATACATGATCCTCAGTTGCTAACAGAGAGAGCCTTACATCATGGAATTG attTGGAGAAAATTAAGGCATACATTGATTCCTTCCGCTTTGGAGCCCCTCCTCATGCTGGTGGAGGCATTG GGTTGGAACGAGTGACTATGCTGTTTTTGGGACTGCACAATATTCGTCAGACCTCAATGTTCCCCCGTGATCCCAAACGACTCACTCCATAA